The segment CCGGACCTGGCCCGCGTCGAAGTGCCGGCCGACGCCCTTGGCCAGGCTGTGGAAGCCGGACGCGACCGCGGCCAGATGCTCGCCGTCCTCGCGGGTCAGGTCCTTGGAGGCGCCGGTGGCCAGGCCGTCGCTGGAGAGGATGAGTGCCTTGCGGATGGAGCCGACCCGCTCGACCAGTTCGTCCAGCAGCCAGCTCAGCTCGCCGACTCCCTTCGCCGAGACCGGTGCGGTGGAAGCTGCTGCCTTCGGTGCGGTCATGGACCGTCCCCTCCCGATGTGGTTCCTGGTGGTGCTGTGCTGCCCGTGACGTCGCCGTCGTGGTCAACGGTGTCACGGGCGTCCGGGCCTGTGCGGTCCGGGCCTGTGGTGTCCGCGGCCGGGTCCTCGCCCCGCGGTGGCGTACCGGTCGCGCGCGGCTCCTCGCCGTTGTCGCGCCGGCCGCGCTGCCAGCCGCGCTGGAGCGAGGCCATCTTGGCGCGTACCGCCTCGGCGTCCCGGTCGTCCGCGGCCGGCACGGTGCCGCGCGCCTCGGCCGGTTCGGCGGCGTCGGCCTTGAGCTGGGGCGCGAGGCTGGCCTGCCGTACCCGGCGGGGCAGGCCGGTGGACGTGGTCGGCGCGGGCGTGTCCGGTCCCCCGGCGCGCTGCGGGGCGTCGGGTGCCGGGTCCTGGGGCGCGGCGGACGACGACGGCCGGTCCGCGGCACGCCCGGAGCCGTCGGGGCCGGGGCGTTCGGTGTCCCGCCTGCGCCGGGCGTCGCGGTCGTCGACCGTACGGCCGTGGTCGGAGACCAGCACCGGCGGGCGCCGGCGGCGCGGCAACGGGGCCGGCCCGCCGGGCGCCTGATCCCGGGTCTGCTGGTGCTGTTCGCCCTCCGGGGCGGGCGGCACGGGGGCGATACCGCGCGGCGCCGAGGACGATCCGGCCGGTGCGGCGGGGCCCTTCGGGTCGCGGCCGCGTTCCCGCTTCCGGAAGAGGCCGTCCTCCTCGTCGGGGGCCGGCTCGTCCGGGCCGAGCGGTGCCTCGAGTTCGACCGGTCCGTCGATGACGGCCGGGTCCCGCTCGCGCTCGGGCCGCGGCACCGGCCGCTGCGCCAGCGCGGCCAACTTGCCGGCCGCGTGCTCCAGTTCGTTGCCGACGGAGGCGCCGGGGGCCGGCTCGTCGTCGTCCCGGCCGCCGTCGGCGGTCTCGGTGAGGAGCGTCCCGGGGAGGAAGACCACGGCGGTGGTGCCGCCGTACGGCGAGGGCTGAAGGGAGACCCGTACGTTCTGCCGCTGAGCGAGCCGGCTGACCACGAACAGCCCGAGCCGGTCGGTGTCGGACAGCTCGAACTCGGGGGTCTCGGCGAGCCGGAGATTGGCCTCCAGCAGCAGGTCGGGCGCCATGCCCAGGCCGCGGTCGTGGATCTCCAGGGTGTAGCCGTTGGCGACCCGCTCGCCCAGCACCTGGACGGCGGTGTGCGGCGGGGAGAAGACGGTGGCGTTCTCCAGGAGTTCGGCGATCAGGTGCGTGAGGTCGGACACCGCGGGGCCGTCCACCGCGAGCCGCGGCATCCGGCGCACCTCGATCCGCTCGTAGTCCTCCACCTCGGCGACCGCCGCGCGCACCACGTCCATCAGCTGGATCGGTTTGCGCCACTGCCGGGAGGGGGCCGCGCCGGAGAGGATGACCAGACCCTCCGCGTGCCGGCGCATGCGGGTGGTCAGGTGGTCGATCCGGAAGAGGTCGGCGAGTTCGTCGGTGTCCTCGGTACGCCGTTCCATGGCGTCCAGGAGGGTCAGCTGGCGGTGCAGCAGGACCTGGCTGCGGCGGGCGAGGTTGACGAACACCTCGGAGACGCCGCGGCGCATCTCGGACTGCTTGACCGCGGCCTCGATCGCGGCCCGCTGAAGGGTGTTGAGCGCCTGGCCGACCTGGCCGGTCTCGTCCTGGCCGAACACGAGCCGGGGCGCCTCGGTCTCCACATCGATCTGTTCGCCCGCCGCGAGCCGCCGCATGACGCTCGGCAGCCGGACGCCGGAGACGTCATGGGCGGCCTTGCGCAGCCGGATGAGGTCGCGCACATGGCGGCGGCCGATCCGGAACGAGACGATGATCGAGACCAGCACCGCGACAAAGCCGAGGACACCGGCGATGGCGGCCTTGAGCAGGATGTTGGTGGCGACCGGGGCGACCCGCTCCTGGTAGCGGTCACCGGCGGCCTTGCCCATCCGCTGGAGGTCGCCGAGGACCTTCTTCGCCGCGGTGTTCCAGCGTTCGGCGTTGACCCTTCCCGGTCCGCCCTGGGCACCGGCGGCGATCACCCGGTCCTCGTAGGACGTCAGCTCGCGGGCCGGTGCGGAGCGCCAGTAGTCCGCGTAGAGGCCGCGGTCCTTCGCGGGCAGCATGGGCAGGCTGGTCTCGTAGAGGACCCGGCGCTCGGCGACCAGGTCGGACAACGCCCGCAGATCGCGCTTGCTCATACTGCCGGAGGCGAGCACCGCGGACATCAGGGCGTCCTCGCGGGCGACGGCCTCCCGGGCGCGGGTGACGATGACCAGCGCCCGGCCCTGCTTGTCCATCTCCACGTTCTCCAGGGCGTGGAGCGCGGCGAGGAAGTCATAGCTGGGGTCGACGAGGGAGTTGTAGCCCTCCAGGGCCTCGTCGCGGGAGACGGTGTTGTCCTCGACCTGGGCGCGCAGCGAGCCGAGTCCGGACAGGCCCTTGAGGATGCCGCGCATCCGGTGGCCGGTGTCGCCGGTGAGGTCCTCGCGGACGTCGCGGGTGCCGGCGTCGGTGCGGAGCCGGGTGACGGCCTCGTCGGTGGCCCGGGACCGTGCCCGCAGTTCGCCGAGCGCGTCGGCGCCGCGCCGGTCGGCGAGGTACAGCAGGCTTTGCCGGCGCTCGCGTTGCAGGGCCTGGACGACGTCCTCGACCGGATACCCCAGCTTCTGTACGACGTTGCCGACGTCCAGCAGCTGGTCGGCCTCCCGCCCGGTGAGGTAGGTCATGAACGCCCACATGGACGTCAGGGACACCAACGGTACGAGCAGCAACGCCACGATCTTCCGGCGGACCGACTTCCCGCGAAAGCGCATGGCCTCCCCTACGTCAACCCCGGCGCACGGGGGTGGTGTTCCGTCAACAAACGGCGTGAGCCTACTACTCTCGGGTGACCGAGCCGAAGGCCACTTCGGAGGTGGGGGCGGGTGCCGGGGAGGGATCGTCATGAGTTGTCCGGTGATTCCCGGACAACCCGCCCGTGTTTCCGGGACCGGCCGAGGTCATCGGTGTCCGGCGGGAAGCCGGTCGGTTGGCCGGTTCTGCTCTACCCCGGGGTAACCCTGTGCGCGCTCGGTACGTGACCATGGGAAGGGACGGGGTGCGGCACCAGGGGCGTGTACCGGTGAAATCCGGGCAGCCACCAGGGAACCGGACACGCGGGGAGAGTGCGGGGAGAGTGACGCGGTCATGGACACCGGCAGACAGCCTTTGTGGCAGGAGGAACCGGCGGCCCGGCCCCGGATGGCGGAGCCGGTACGCACCGCCGCCGTGCGTGCCGTGATCATCGTGGCGCTCACGCTGATCCAGGCCATGGTGGCGTTCCTGAGCACGCTGGCGGGCTCCTGGCTCGCGTTTCCCGCGGTGCTCAGCACGGTCGCCAGCACCGTGGTCGCCACCTGGGGCGTGCTGGACGTCTGGGTGACCCGCCAGGTGTGGGTGCAGCGCAACGGGGTGCGCTCGCAGCCGAGCAGTACGGCCCGGGAGCTGCGCCGCGAGCGGCGCCGGGCCCGGCGGCAGCAGCGCCGGGAGTCCCGGAAGGCTTCGTCGGGGATCGATCGCGCGGCCGCGTGACCGACGGGTTTTACGCCACCGCCTCTTCCCGCACGGCGGGCCGTACATGAATGATGCCGTCCAGGACGTCGACCTGGTGCGTGCGCACCGGCCGGCGGGCGGGCAGACAGGTCGGGGCCCCGGTGCGCAGGTCGAACAGGGCCGCATGCAGCGGGCATTCGACGAAGCAGCCCTCGACCCAGCCCTCGGAGAGCGAGGCGTCCTGGTGGCTACAGGTGTCATCGACGGCGTAGTAGCCGCCCTCGGCGCGGAAGACGGCGATGGCCGGTGTGGCGTCATCGATCTCGATCCGGACGGACTCGCCCTCGGGCAGGTCCTCGATACGGCAGACGGGAATCATCTGGCCCCCCTCTCGCTGATCGGTATCATGTGTTCTGAATAACGCATCGCAAAGCGCGATGCGCAACAGAATCCAAGCCGGGGAGCGGGCCGTCAAGGGCTTCCCGGCAGATGCCTTCAGACGTGCCCCGCGGGGCCACCGGGTGGTGACACAAAGACCCATGTCGAAGACTTCCGATACGGCAGACGACCGGTCCGAGGAACGGCGCGGCGGAGCGGGATCCGTCCAGTCCGTGGACCGCGCGGTGAGTGTGCTGGAGATCCTGGCCAAGCTGGGCGAGGCCGGGGTGACCGAGATCAGCGAGGAGTTGGGCGTCCACAAGTCGACCGCGTTCCGGATCCTCGGGGTGCTGGAGCACCGCGGGCTGGTGGAGCAGGAGAGGGAGCGCGGGAAGTACTACCTGGGCGCCGGCGTTTTGCGGCTGGCGGGTGCCGCGGCGATCCGGCTGGACATCTCCCAGGAGGGCCAGCCGGTGTGCCGGGCGCTCGCCGAGGACACCGGGGAGACCGCCAACATCGCGGTGCTGGACGGCGATGCCGCGGTCAACATCATGCAGGCCAGGGGCTCCGCGGCGGTCACCGCGTACAACTGGCTGGGCCGCCGGACCCCACTGCACGCCACCGCCAGCGGCAAGGTCCTGCTGGCATATCTGCCCGCCCCGCGCCGGGAGACCCTGGTGACCCGCAAGCTGCCGCGGTTCACCGAGCACACCCTGACCACGGCCGCCGGTCTGCGCGAGCAGCTGACCGCGGCGCTGGAGGACGGATTCGCCTGCACCAGCGAGGAGTTGGAGATCGGGCTGAACGCGGTGGCGGCGCCGGTGCGGGCCCACGACGGCGCCGTGATCGGCGCGATCGGCGTCTCGGGACCGGCGTACCGGATGGAGCGTCAGCTGCTGCCGGAGCTCGCGGAGCGGGCCGCGAAGGCGGCCGCCGACCTCTCCCGCCGGATGGGGTACCCGGGTTGAGCGGGTAGCGGAAAATCCCTCTTGACGGATCCCTGGCGGACTTCCAGCATGTCTCCTATAGCGCAACCGAGCGCACTATAGGCAACACGGCGACGGAGGCGGACCGTCCTCCACCACCGTCCCCGTCCTCAGCACAGCGCACCACTCCCCCTCACCCGCA is part of the Streptomyces platensis genome and harbors:
- a CDS encoding roadblock/LC7 domain-containing protein: MTAPKAAASTAPVSAKGVGELSWLLDELVERVGSIRKALILSSDGLATGASKDLTREDGEHLAAVASGFHSLAKGVGRHFDAGQVRQTMVELDDAFLFVSAAGDGSCLAVLADADSDVGLIAYEMTLLVKRVGTHLATAPRAGLTP
- a CDS encoding IclR family transcriptional regulator; this encodes MSKTSDTADDRSEERRGGAGSVQSVDRAVSVLEILAKLGEAGVTEISEELGVHKSTAFRILGVLEHRGLVEQERERGKYYLGAGVLRLAGAAAIRLDISQEGQPVCRALAEDTGETANIAVLDGDAAVNIMQARGSAAVTAYNWLGRRTPLHATASGKVLLAYLPAPRRETLVTRKLPRFTEHTLTTAAGLREQLTAALEDGFACTSEELEIGLNAVAAPVRAHDGAVIGAIGVSGPAYRMERQLLPELAERAAKAAADLSRRMGYPG
- a CDS encoding bifunctional 3-phenylpropionate/cinnamic acid dioxygenase ferredoxin subunit, with the translated sequence MIPVCRIEDLPEGESVRIEIDDATPAIAVFRAEGGYYAVDDTCSHQDASLSEGWVEGCFVECPLHAALFDLRTGAPTCLPARRPVRTHQVDVLDGIIHVRPAVREEAVA
- a CDS encoding sensor histidine kinase; translation: MRFRGKSVRRKIVALLLVPLVSLTSMWAFMTYLTGREADQLLDVGNVVQKLGYPVEDVVQALQRERRQSLLYLADRRGADALGELRARSRATDEAVTRLRTDAGTRDVREDLTGDTGHRMRGILKGLSGLGSLRAQVEDNTVSRDEALEGYNSLVDPSYDFLAALHALENVEMDKQGRALVIVTRAREAVAREDALMSAVLASGSMSKRDLRALSDLVAERRVLYETSLPMLPAKDRGLYADYWRSAPARELTSYEDRVIAAGAQGGPGRVNAERWNTAAKKVLGDLQRMGKAAGDRYQERVAPVATNILLKAAIAGVLGFVAVLVSIIVSFRIGRRHVRDLIRLRKAAHDVSGVRLPSVMRRLAAGEQIDVETEAPRLVFGQDETGQVGQALNTLQRAAIEAAVKQSEMRRGVSEVFVNLARRSQVLLHRQLTLLDAMERRTEDTDELADLFRIDHLTTRMRRHAEGLVILSGAAPSRQWRKPIQLMDVVRAAVAEVEDYERIEVRRMPRLAVDGPAVSDLTHLIAELLENATVFSPPHTAVQVLGERVANGYTLEIHDRGLGMAPDLLLEANLRLAETPEFELSDTDRLGLFVVSRLAQRQNVRVSLQPSPYGGTTAVVFLPGTLLTETADGGRDDDEPAPGASVGNELEHAAGKLAALAQRPVPRPERERDPAVIDGPVELEAPLGPDEPAPDEEDGLFRKRERGRDPKGPAAPAGSSSAPRGIAPVPPAPEGEQHQQTRDQAPGGPAPLPRRRRPPVLVSDHGRTVDDRDARRRRDTERPGPDGSGRAADRPSSSAAPQDPAPDAPQRAGGPDTPAPTTSTGLPRRVRQASLAPQLKADAAEPAEARGTVPAADDRDAEAVRAKMASLQRGWQRGRRDNGEEPRATGTPPRGEDPAADTTGPDRTGPDARDTVDHDGDVTGSTAPPGTTSGGDGP